One Podarcis muralis chromosome Z, rPodMur119.hap1.1, whole genome shotgun sequence DNA segment encodes these proteins:
- the QRFP gene encoding orexigenic neuropeptide QRFP, protein MKASCLFSCFSLLSFCVCFPLDEGQALGQKASLWVPGAAKWKCSPGDFKSLLSIARELQGFEKERAGIRLRFGRERGGDPEDENEATNYLPEEAGEKRAGTLGNLAEELNGYSRKKGGFSFRFGRRRRTAALF, encoded by the coding sequence ATGAAGGCCTCctgcctcttctcctgcttctccctGCTGAGCTTCTGTGTCTGTTTCCCCCTGGATGAGGGGCAGGCATTGGGCCAGAAGGCCAGCCTCTGGGTCCCTGGAGCTGCCAAGTGGAAGTGTTCGCCTGGAGACTTCAAGTCCCTCCTCAGCATTGCCAGGGAACTACAGGGCTTCGAGAAGGAGCGAGCTGGCATCCGCCTCCGCttcgggagggagagaggaggagatccAGAAGATGAGAATGAAGCCACCAACTACCTGCCGGAGGAGGCAGGTGAGAAGAGGGCTGGCACTTTGGGGAACCTTGCTGAGGAGCTGAACGGCTACAGCCGGAAGAAGGGAGGCTTCAGCTTCCGctttgggcggcggcggcggacagCAGCTCTTTTCTGA